Proteins co-encoded in one Amaranthus tricolor cultivar Red isolate AtriRed21 chromosome 7, ASM2621246v1, whole genome shotgun sequence genomic window:
- the LOC130817635 gene encoding signal recognition particle 43 kDa protein, chloroplastic, translating into MDTLSLTPHLSRLKLTVSPPLHPPYFLSPHPLLRRHNHLTFSLLAQQSPLSPTTTATSYDTYDEDESYGEVNRIIGSRVSSTSPTAMEYLIEWKDEHAPTWVPSNYIAADVVSDYETPWWTAAKKADANELKKIMEQPESSARDVDAVDSDGRTALHFVAGLGSDTCIMLLATYGADVNRKDVSGGGLTPLHMAAGYARPEATRALLEAGADPEIEDGKGRTPLDLATEVLKATPKGNLMQLGRRIGLENVVKILEGTIYEYAEVEGILEKRGKDENLEYLVKWRDGGENEWVKARLIGEDLVRDYEEGLEYAEAVGVFGKRIGDDGKNEFLVKWVDIEDPTWEPEENVDPDLIKEFEESQISPNNTSSGSSAGT; encoded by the coding sequence ATGGATACACTCTCACTCACTCCTCACCTCTCCCGCCTTAAACTTACTGTTTCTCCACCATTACACCCAccttattttctctctcctcaccCTCTTCTCCGCCGTCACAACCACcttactttctctctcctcgCTCAACAATCCCCTTTGTCTccaacaacaacagcaacatCATATGATACTTACGATGAAGATGAATCCTATGGAGAAGTCAATCGAATCATCGGCAGCCGCGTCTCATCCACTTCTCCGACCGCCATGGAATACCTCATAGAATGGAAAGATGAACATGCACCTACGTGGGTCCCATCTAACTACATAGCAGCAGACGTCGTTTCGGATTATGAAACTCCTTGGTGGACCGCCGCTAAAAAGGCTGATGCTAATGAGCTGAAGAAAATCATGGAGCAGCCGGAATCTTCTGCACGTGATGTGGATGCTGTTGACTCCGACGGCCGTACAGCTCTACACTTTGTTGCAGGTCTAGGGTCTGACACGTGTATTATGCTTCTAGCAACATATGGAGCTGATGTGAACAGAAAAGATGTATCTGGAGGCGGGCTTACTCCGCTGCATATGGCAGCTGGATATGCCCGCCCTGAAGCTACACGGGCACTCCTCGAAGCAGGAGCAGACCCGGAGATAGAAGACGGGAAAGGAAGAACCCCATTAGATTTAGCTACAGAAGTTTTGAAGGCAACCCCTAAAGGAAATTTAATGCAATTAGGCAGGAGAATTGGGTTGGAGAATGTGGTGAAGATATTAGAAGGAACAATTTATGAATACGCAGAAGTGGAGGGGATTTTGGAGAAAAGGGGAAAAGATGAAAACTTGGAGTATTTGGTGAAATGGAGAGATGGAGGAGAGAATGAATGGGTAAAAGCAAGATTAATTGGTGAAGATTTGGTAAGAGATTATGAAGAAGGACTTGAATATGCTGAAGCAGTTGGTGTGTTCGGGAAGAGAATTGGGGATGATGGGAAAAATGAGTTTCTGGTTAAATGGGTTGATATTGAAGATCCTACTTGGGAGCCTGAAGAGAACGTTGATCCTGATTTGATTAAAGAATTTGAAGAGTCTCAAATTAGTCCAAATAATACAAGTAGTGGTAGTAGTGCTGGCACTTGA
- the LOC130817698 gene encoding GTP-binding nuclear protein Ran-3-like, which yields MALPNQQTVNYPSFKLVLVGDGGTGKTTFVKRHLSGEFEKKYEPTIGVEVHPLDFFTNCGKIRFYCWDTAGQEKFGGLRDGYYIHGQCAIIMFDVTARLTYKNVPTWHRDLCRVCENIPIVLCGNKVDVKNRQVKAKQVTFHRKKNLQYYEISAKSNYNFEKPFLYLARKLAGDSNLHFVESPALAPPEVQIDLAEQQRHEQELAVAAAQPLPDDDDDAFE from the exons ATG GCTTTGCCCAATCAGCAAACTGTCAATTACCCAAGTTTCAAACTTGTTCTTGTTGGTGACGGCGGTACAG GGAAAACTACATTTGTGAAAAGGCATTTGTCAGGAGAATTTGAAAAGAAATATGAAC CCACTATTGGTGTGGAAGTTCATCCATTGGATTTCTTTACAAACTGTGGGAAAATTCGGTTTTACTGCTGGGATACTGCTGGACAAGAGAAGTTTGGTGGTTTGAGAGATGGATACTA CATTCACGGTCAATGTGCCATCATCATGTTTGATGTGACGGCTCGGTTAACATACAAGAATGTTCCTACATGGCATCGGGATCTCTGCag GGTGTGTGAAAACATTCCAATTGTGCTATGTGGAAACAAGGTTGATGTGAAAAACAGGCAGGTGAAGGCTAAGCAAGTTACCTTCCACAGGAAGAAGAACTTGCAGTACTATGAGATCTCTGCCAAGAGTAATTACAACTTTGAGAAGCCTTTCCTTTATCTTGCTAGGAAGCTTGCAGG TGATTCCAACTTGCATTTTGTTGAGTCCCCTGCTTTGGCTCCTCCTGAGGTGCAGATTGACTTGGCTGAACAACAGAG GCATGAACAAGAGCTTGCTGTTGCAGCTGCCCAACCACtcccagatgatgatgacgacgcaTTTGAGTAA
- the LOC130818428 gene encoding uncharacterized protein LOC130818428 yields the protein MSSSGEVSQYLNDNSPQDGENVVGLDPFKGLQLLTNNVASTNRVQSTAIKWKGSVAKHHIIMLNQDFIPTSLQYQDYTSYIIYLIKEYQSFNILPQVFLNVIHCLSIYYSNINPHKKFVGVILEGGKRRCFFFLTTLNAAYVISTLRLEEKEDKMVEDLRKRAKWDNDYFIYRGHILNDQITQSR from the exons ATGTCATCCTCTGGTGAAGttagtcaatatttgaatgataATTCGCCTCAAGATGGAGA AAATGTAGTAGGGCTAGACCCTTTTAAGGGACTGCAACTACTCACCAACAACGTTGCTTCAACAAATCGAGTCCAGTCCACAGCTATCAAATGGAAAGGATCTGTAGCGAAACATCATATCATCATG CTTAACCAAGACTTTATTCCGACAAGCTTACAATATCAAGATTATACTTCCTATATTATTTATCTAATCAAGG aatatcaatCATTCAACATTTTACCACAAGTATTCCTCAATGTAATCCATTGCCTCAGCATCTACTACTCTAACATTAATCCACACAAG AAGTTTGTTGGTGTGATTTTAGAAGGTGGCAAAAGAAGATGCTTTTTTTTCCTTACCACATTGAATGCGGCTTATGTGATCTCCACTCTGAGGctggaagaaaaagaggataAAATGGTGGAGGACTTACGCAAGAGGGCTAAGTGGGACAACGACTACTTCATATATCGTGGACATATTCTCAATG ATCAAATAACACAAAGCAGATGA